One genomic segment of Paenibacillus durus includes these proteins:
- a CDS encoding DUF2798 domain-containing protein — translation MMGGFTSFVVSFVLTMVNNGLTDFISHWIKSWMIAFCLAVPIVIFIAPLIKNAAVKLTEITINTE, via the coding sequence ATGATGGGTGGGTTTACCTCGTTTGTAGTGTCATTCGTCTTGACAATGGTAAATAATGGTTTGACTGATTTTATATCTCACTGGATTAAGAGCTGGATGATTGCTTTTTGTTTAGCAGTGCCCATTGTTATTTTCATAGCGCCATTGATAAAAAACGCAGCCGTTAAATTAACAGAAATCACAATAAACACCGAGTGA
- a CDS encoding pyridoxamine 5'-phosphate oxidase family protein, whose product MRTMISKEKQLTHEEAIEILAGSQMGLLATADKDGQPYGTPINYIYSDNSIYFHCALEGHKLNNIAENTRVCFTVIGKSEVVAKSFTSHYESVIVFGKAVVVVGLKKLHVMRKFVEKYSPDYLAQGDKVIEMFIDKCHVVQIVISHVAGKKNG is encoded by the coding sequence ATGCGAACCATGATAAGCAAAGAGAAGCAGCTTACTCACGAGGAAGCAATTGAAATATTGGCTGGCTCACAAATGGGGCTGCTAGCAACTGCCGATAAAGATGGGCAGCCTTACGGAACGCCTATAAATTATATATACAGCGATAATTCCATTTATTTTCACTGCGCATTGGAAGGACATAAGCTGAATAATATTGCCGAGAATACTCGCGTTTGTTTTACGGTGATCGGCAAATCTGAAGTAGTGGCTAAATCTTTTACATCGCATTATGAAAGTGTAATCGTCTTCGGTAAAGCCGTTGTAGTTGTTGGGCTGAAAAAACTACATGTTATGAGGAAATTTGTGGAAAAATACAGCCCGGACTACCTCGCTCAGGGGGACAAGGTAATAGAGATGTTTATAGACAAGTGTCATGTCGTGCAAATTGTCATATCACATGTAGCAGGAAAAAAGAACGGTTAA
- a CDS encoding sensor histidine kinase, which translates to MGSVVFAGAAILFAALYLLLRRSVKLAAEQIRHIQFDLRTNRLIHFRSPDKQLEALLVEVNRLLSARQAERILHERKERQIRKQIANITHDLRTPLTSMLGYIELLQEDNISAEEAQEYLTVVENRAKALRSLIGGFYDLSRIEAGDYPVLLHKVNLQVLLKRALFDFYPEITAAGFQVTLDLSEGNCSVIADEEIVMRIYMNLLQNVLKHGHRSLHLFQGVKEGKCVTILSNETSSLQEEDLPNLFERSFTADRARTEHNTGLGLAVVKGLMQQMGYRVHAEYNVPLFTIYLEWDK; encoded by the coding sequence ATGGGGTCCGTCGTGTTCGCAGGTGCGGCTATCCTTTTTGCCGCGCTCTATTTATTGCTCCGCAGATCCGTTAAACTGGCGGCAGAGCAAATCCGACACATTCAGTTCGATCTACGTACGAACCGGCTTATCCACTTTCGTTCGCCGGACAAGCAACTGGAAGCGCTGTTGGTTGAAGTTAACCGTCTTCTTTCCGCCAGGCAGGCCGAGCGGATCCTCCATGAAAGAAAGGAACGGCAAATTCGCAAGCAGATTGCCAACATAACTCATGACTTGCGCACCCCGCTAACTTCGATGCTCGGATATATCGAGCTGTTGCAGGAGGATAACATTTCTGCCGAAGAGGCTCAGGAATATTTAACTGTTGTGGAGAACCGCGCCAAGGCCTTGCGGTCGCTAATCGGCGGTTTTTATGATTTATCCCGAATTGAAGCAGGCGACTATCCTGTCCTTTTGCATAAAGTCAATCTGCAAGTTTTGCTGAAACGGGCTTTGTTCGATTTTTACCCGGAAATTACTGCTGCGGGTTTTCAAGTCACCCTTGACCTTTCGGAAGGGAATTGCTCCGTGATAGCGGATGAAGAGATCGTGATGCGAATTTATATGAACTTGCTGCAAAATGTTCTGAAGCACGGCCATCGTTCCTTGCACCTGTTTCAAGGAGTGAAAGAGGGCAAATGTGTAACGATCCTTTCCAATGAAACGTCATCCTTGCAGGAAGAGGATCTCCCGAATTTGTTTGAACGAAGCTTCACTGCGGACCGGGCGCGGACGGAGCACAACACCGGATTGGGGTTGGCGGTTGTGAAGGGATTGATGCAGCAAATGGGCTATCGCGTACATGCGGAATATAACGTACCCCTATTTACGATTTATTTGGAATGGGATAAATAG
- a CDS encoding ABC transporter permease, with protein sequence MTNYLKSELYRLAHKKALYVFLAACVLVPLFMTLLTAATGTERYANTEFVFKSASNMWGLLFFIVPLMVSLIVADDFTDGTLKNTVTYGITRSTVFYGKWIMELLFWAIAWAVTYIVLALGVFLLLPNNGTSSFIGFTSSIAGVLPLTLAALAVSHCLCFLTGKLLTHLVSYAVIIIVLPEMYYMFANGVSALREVVNTVPLFPYAAAHDFAWLKPNGLILCWTIGMAYVLVAFMVSSIRVETKEFK encoded by the coding sequence TGGCAGCCTGCGTACTTGTGCCTCTCTTCATGACGTTGCTTACGGCGGCTACGGGAACGGAACGCTATGCCAACACGGAGTTTGTGTTCAAGTCCGCTTCGAATATGTGGGGCTTGTTGTTTTTTATTGTTCCGCTTATGGTCAGCTTGATCGTAGCGGATGATTTTACGGATGGAACGCTAAAAAACACGGTGACTTACGGCATTACCCGAAGCACTGTTTTTTACGGAAAATGGATCATGGAGCTTCTGTTTTGGGCAATCGCCTGGGCAGTGACCTATATTGTACTTGCGTTAGGTGTGTTTCTGCTTTTGCCCAACAACGGAACGTCCAGCTTTATTGGATTTACATCTTCCATCGCTGGTGTGCTGCCGTTGACTCTGGCCGCTTTGGCTGTTTCCCATTGTCTTTGTTTTCTGACCGGTAAGCTTTTGACCCACCTGGTGTCTTATGCCGTCATTATCATTGTCCTGCCCGAGATGTATTACATGTTTGCCAATGGAGTATCCGCATTAAGAGAGGTTGTGAACACCGTGCCGCTGTTCCCCTATGCCGCAGCCCATGACTTCGCCTGGCTGAAGCCGAACGGATTGATCCTCTGCTGGACAATCGGAATGGCGTATGTACTCGTTGCGTTCATGGTCAGCTCCATACGGGTGGAGACGAAAGAATTCAAATAA
- a CDS encoding winged helix-turn-helix transcriptional regulator, translated as MPCGDSCPIEHTVNLIGHKWKVLILRNLHNMGTQRFGDLSKEIRGISQKMLTQQLRQMEIDGLIIRKVYPEVPPKVEYSLTELGETLKPVLDSMNLWGINHMKMSTPKDVEQ; from the coding sequence ATGCCATGTGGAGATTCATGTCCTATTGAACATACAGTTAATCTAATAGGTCATAAATGGAAGGTGCTTATTCTGAGGAATTTACACAACATGGGAACGCAACGATTTGGCGACCTTAGTAAAGAAATCCGAGGCATAAGTCAGAAGATGCTAACACAACAGCTTCGCCAAATGGAGATTGATGGATTAATTATTCGAAAAGTGTATCCCGAGGTTCCGCCTAAAGTCGAATATTCCCTTACGGAGCTTGGAGAAACGCTAAAACCCGTTTTGGACTCTATGAACCTATGGGGAATAAACCATATGAAGATGAGTACTCCCAAGGATGTAGAGCAATAA